A genomic region of Carassius carassius chromosome 27, fCarCar2.1, whole genome shotgun sequence contains the following coding sequences:
- the gtf2a1 gene encoding transcription initiation factor IIA subunit 1, with product MASSANSNQVPKVYRAVMEDVISEVRELFLDEGVDEQVLMELKTLWENKLMQSKAVEGFHTEEQQALQAQQQQAQQAQQTQPQTQPQQVLLPSVQQPTQQQVIVQDPKIFQHMGGAGMSAATTLALPAGVGPFQQIITHQGQILQVVRASNGAQYLIQPQQQMLLQQQVLPQMQPGAVQAPVIQQVLTPLQGGLSQGTGVIIQPQQIVLTGNKVQQNTQVMQAAAMAVQPEQGAAHPQTQPQAQAPQQQPQQTQASQQPPMVLQVDGAGDTSSEEDEEEEEYDEDEDEDKEKDGAEDGQVEEEPLNSGDDVSDEEDQELFDTENVVVCQYDKIHRSKNKWKFHLKDGIMNLNGRDYVFSKAIGDAEW from the exons ATGGCGAGCTCGGCTAACTCGAACCAAGTG CCTAAAGTGTACAGAGCAGTGATGGAGGATGTCATCAGTGAAGTCCGAGAGCTTTTCCTGGATGAAGGAGTGGATGAACAGGTGCTGATGGAGCTGAAAACG CTGTGGGAGAATAAGCTGATGCAGTCCAAGGCGGTGGAGGGTTTTCATACGGAGGAGCAGCAGGCTCTGCAAGCTCAACAGCAGCAAGCCCAACAAGCTCAGCAGACGCAACCACAGACCCAACCACAGCAAGTCCTCCTGCCTTCAGTGCAGCAGC CTACTCAGCAGCAGGTCATTGTTCAGGATCCCAAGATTTTCCAGCACATGGGCGGCGCTGGAATG AGTGCAGCAACAACTTTGGCTTTACCCGCAGGTGTAGGACCGTTTCAGCAAATTATCACTCATCAAG GTCAGATCCTGCAGGTGGTCAGAGCTTCTAATGGAGCTCAATACCTCATTCAGCCCCAGCAGCAAATGTTGTTGCAGCAGCAGGTCCTGCCACAGATGCAGCCTGGAGCTGTGCAGGCTCCCGTCATACAGCAG GTGTTGACTCCTCTTCAGGGAGGTCTTTCCCAGGGGACCGGAGTCATCATCCAGCCGCAGCAGATTGTTCTCACAGGAAATAAAGTACAGCAGAACACTCAG GTCATGCAGGCAGCAGCGATGGCTGTGCAGCCGGAGCAGGGAGCTGCTCACCCGCAGACACAGCCTCAAGCACAGGCACCGCAACAACAGCCACAGCAGACACAGGCCTCACAGCAACCTCCCATGGTGCTTCAGGTGGACGGTGCAGGAGACACGTCCTcagaggaggatgaagaggaggaagagtatGATGAGGACGAGGATGAAGACAAAGAGAAAGATGGTGCAGAAGATGGTCAAGTAGAGGAG GAGCCATTGAACAGTGGAGATGACGTCAGTGATGAGGAAGATCAGGAGCTGTTCGACACTGAGAACGTGGTGGTTTGCCAGTATGACAAG ATTCACAGAAGTAAGAACAAATGGAAATTTCACCTGAAAGATGGGATAATGAATCTGAACGGGCGGGATTACGTTTTCTCCAAAGCCATTGGAGATGCAGAGTGGTAG